In one Castor canadensis chromosome 15, mCasCan1.hap1v2, whole genome shotgun sequence genomic region, the following are encoded:
- the Gan gene encoding gigaxonin isoform X3: MKDVMSALWVSGLDSSYLREQMLNEPLVREIVKECSNIPLSQPQQGEAMLASFKPRGYSECIVTVGGEERVSRKPTAAMRCMCPLYDPNRQLWIELAPLSMPRINHGVLSAEGFLFVFGGQDENKQTLSSGEKYDPDANTWTALPPMNEARHNFGIVEIDGMLYILGGEDGSKELTSMERYDIYSKTWTKQPDLTMVRKIGCYAAMKKKIYAMGGGSYGKLFESVECYDPRTQQWTAICPLKERRFGAVACGVAMELYVFGGVRSREDIQVNEMVTCKSEFYHDEFKRWIYLNDQNLCIPASSSFVYGAVPIGASIYVIGDLDTGTNYDYVREFKRSTGTWHHTKPLLPSDLRRTGCAALRIANCKLFRLQLQQGLFRIRVHSP; this comes from the exons ATGAAGGATGTCATGTCAGCACTGTGGGTTTCAGGGTTGGACTCCAGTTATTTACGGGAACAGATGCTGAATGAACCATTAGTGCGAGAAATCGTCAAAGAGTGCAGCAACATACCGCTCAGCCAGCCGCAGCAGGGAGAGGCCATGCTGGCCAGCTTCAAGCCTCGGGGCTACTCAGAGTGCATCGTGACTGTCGGCGGCGAGGAAAGAGT TTCACGGAAACCCACGGCAGCTATGCGCTGCATGTGCCCGCTGTACGACCCTAACCGGCAGCTTTGGATCGAGCTGGCCCCTCTGAGCATGCCCAGAATTAACCATGGCGTCCTCTCAGCAG aaggatttttgtttgtattCGGGGGCCAAGATGAAAATAAGCAGACACTGAGCTCTGGAGAAAAGTATGATCCTGATGCAAACACATGGACTGCATTGCCACCCATGAATGAG GCAAGACACAACTTTGGGATTGTGGAAATTGATGGGATGCTGTACATTCTGGGCGGGGAGGACGGCAGTAAGGAGCTCACCTCCATGGAGCGCTACGACATTTACTCCAAGACCTGGACAAAGCAGCCTGACCTGACCATGGTTAGAAAG ATTGGCTGCTATGcagctatgaaaaagaaaatctatgcCATGGGGGGAGGATCATATGGAAAACTGTTTGAGTCTGTGGAGTGTTACGACCCAAGGACCCAGCAATGGACCGCTATCTGTCCACTGAAAGAGAGAAG ATTTGGAGCGGTGGCCTGTGGAGTTGCCATGGAACTGTATGTATTTGGGGGAGTCAGAAGTCGTGAGGATATCCAGGTTAATGAGATGGTCACCTGTAAGTCTGAATTCTACCATGACGAGTTTAAAAG GTGGATCTATCTTAACGACCAGAATCTATGCATCCCTGCCAGTTCCTCTTTTGTGTATGGAGCTGTGCCCATAGGAGCCAGTATTTATGTTATTGGAGACCTCGATACAG GTACCAACTACGACTACGTGCGAGAGTTTAAAAGAAGCACGGGCACCTGGCATCACACAAAGCCACTCCTTCCATCTGACCTTCGCC
- the Gan gene encoding gigaxonin isoform X2, translating into MVMREILDYIFSGQIRLSEDTIQDVVQAADLLLLTDLKTLCCEFLEGCIAAENCIGIRDFALHYCLHHVHYLATEYLETHFRDVSSTEEFLELSPQKLKEVISLEKLNVGNERYVFEAVIRWIAHDTEIRKVHMKDVMSALWVSGLDSSYLREQMLNEPLVREIVKECSNIPLSQPQQGEAMLASFKPRGYSECIVTVGGEERVSRKPTAAMRCMCPLYDPNRQLWIELAPLSMPRINHGVLSAEGFLFVFGGQDENKQTLSSGEKYDPDANTWTALPPMNEARHNFGIVEIDGMLYILGGEDGSKELTSMERYDIYSKTWTKQPDLTMVRKIGCYAAMKKKIYAMGGGSYGKLFESVECYDPRTQQWTAICPLKERRFGAVACGVAMELYVFGGVRSREDIQVNEMVTCKSEFYHDEFKRWIYLNDQNLCIPASSSFVYGAVPIGASIYVIGDLDTGTNYDYVREFKRSTGTWHHTKPLLPSDLRRTGCAALRIANCKLFRLQLQQGLFRIRVHSP; encoded by the exons ATGGTTATGAGAGAGATCCTGGATTACATCTTCAGTGGGCAG ATCAGGCTAAGTGAAGATACAATCCAGGATGTTGTGCAGGCAGCAGACCTGCTGCTGCTGACGGACCTTAAGACGCTGTGCTGCGAGTTCTTAGAGGGCTGCATTGCAGCCGAGAACTGCATCGGCATCCGTGACTTCGCCCTGCACTACTGCCTGCACCACGTCCACTACCTCGCCACCGAGTACCTGGAGACTCACTTCCGAGATGTCAGCAGCACAGAAGAGTTCCTCGAACTGAGTCCTCAGAAGCTCAAAGAAGTGATTTCTCTTGAGAAGTTGAACGTTGGCAACGAAAGATATGTGTTTGAAGCAGTGATTCGATGGATAGCGCACGATACAGAAATAAGAAAG GTCCACATGAAGGATGTCATGTCAGCACTGTGGGTTTCAGGGTTGGACTCCAGTTATTTACGGGAACAGATGCTGAATGAACCATTAGTGCGAGAAATCGTCAAAGAGTGCAGCAACATACCGCTCAGCCAGCCGCAGCAGGGAGAGGCCATGCTGGCCAGCTTCAAGCCTCGGGGCTACTCAGAGTGCATCGTGACTGTCGGCGGCGAGGAAAGAGT TTCACGGAAACCCACGGCAGCTATGCGCTGCATGTGCCCGCTGTACGACCCTAACCGGCAGCTTTGGATCGAGCTGGCCCCTCTGAGCATGCCCAGAATTAACCATGGCGTCCTCTCAGCAG aaggatttttgtttgtattCGGGGGCCAAGATGAAAATAAGCAGACACTGAGCTCTGGAGAAAAGTATGATCCTGATGCAAACACATGGACTGCATTGCCACCCATGAATGAG GCAAGACACAACTTTGGGATTGTGGAAATTGATGGGATGCTGTACATTCTGGGCGGGGAGGACGGCAGTAAGGAGCTCACCTCCATGGAGCGCTACGACATTTACTCCAAGACCTGGACAAAGCAGCCTGACCTGACCATGGTTAGAAAG ATTGGCTGCTATGcagctatgaaaaagaaaatctatgcCATGGGGGGAGGATCATATGGAAAACTGTTTGAGTCTGTGGAGTGTTACGACCCAAGGACCCAGCAATGGACCGCTATCTGTCCACTGAAAGAGAGAAG ATTTGGAGCGGTGGCCTGTGGAGTTGCCATGGAACTGTATGTATTTGGGGGAGTCAGAAGTCGTGAGGATATCCAGGTTAATGAGATGGTCACCTGTAAGTCTGAATTCTACCATGACGAGTTTAAAAG GTGGATCTATCTTAACGACCAGAATCTATGCATCCCTGCCAGTTCCTCTTTTGTGTATGGAGCTGTGCCCATAGGAGCCAGTATTTATGTTATTGGAGACCTCGATACAG GTACCAACTACGACTACGTGCGAGAGTTTAAAAGAAGCACGGGCACCTGGCATCACACAAAGCCACTCCTTCCATCTGACCTTCGCC